In a single window of the Acidobacteriota bacterium genome:
- a CDS encoding serine/threonine-protein kinase: MIGTVLGNYKITDKIGEGGMGAVFRGLDEMLEREVAIKMLRPELARQPDVVERFRSEAVTLAKLNHPNIATLYSFLRHGDDYFMVMEYVRGNTLEAIIRNFGAISYERAIPLFCQALEGIDHAHKQGIVHRDIKPANVMVLETGSVKVMDFGIARMLGSARLTRQGNVVGTIEYMSPEQIKGEETDARSDIYSLGMLLYEMLTGRLPFESTSEYELMRFQVEEAPPPPTTHSANIPPQIEQAIMRALAKKRDARYQTAGEFRAVLLRTLVASTSQFGTASTGNYAAPATRIVTTDERAAKLSADRAAAIPPNTGEKVADSRTPSMETRVDRALQTPAIQPPTGEVETTRVLGVANAPGEKEALPATQVFGGKVEANLAPPATQVVSFNPPAKPLENQAVQKFQAVEPQAVAANVTAATGSKSNWKMFAGVGVIILALVGASAAFFLKRNNATPQSPAVEQAPTETVGEPANSEQPPTNTEVENQTPTNSDGTLEGEENANSNSSKQAKQKKADKTEQPAEGTDEAKTEEPAQPTTQPQQQPATTTQQPKQEPTTTVAKEPEKKEEKKEEKKKGGIGGFFKKIFGGGDKKKEEKKPPQN, encoded by the coding sequence ATGATTGGCACAGTTCTTGGAAATTACAAAATTACCGACAAAATCGGGGAAGGTGGAATGGGGGCGGTTTTTCGTGGGCTGGATGAAATGCTGGAACGCGAAGTCGCGATAAAAATGTTGCGCCCGGAACTGGCTCGCCAACCCGATGTTGTCGAACGTTTCCGCTCGGAAGCCGTTACCCTTGCCAAACTCAACCATCCGAACATTGCGACCCTTTATAGTTTTCTGCGTCACGGCGACGATTATTTTATGGTGATGGAATATGTGCGCGGCAACACCCTTGAAGCCATCATCCGAAATTTCGGAGCGATTTCGTATGAACGCGCCATTCCGCTTTTTTGTCAGGCGCTCGAAGGCATCGACCACGCCCATAAACAGGGCATCGTTCATCGCGACATCAAACCCGCAAACGTCATGGTTTTGGAAACCGGTTCGGTAAAGGTGATGGATTTCGGGATTGCGCGAATGCTTGGTTCGGCGCGTCTCACCCGGCAGGGCAATGTCGTTGGCACCATCGAGTATATGTCGCCCGAACAGATTAAAGGCGAGGAGACCGATGCGCGTTCCGATATTTACAGTCTGGGCATGTTGCTCTATGAAATGCTCACCGGACGGTTGCCGTTTGAAAGCACCAGCGAATATGAACTGATGCGCTTTCAAGTTGAAGAAGCGCCGCCGCCGCCGACCACCCATTCGGCAAATATTCCACCGCAAATCGAACAGGCGATTATGCGGGCGCTGGCGAAAAAGCGTGATGCCCGCTATCAGACCGCAGGCGAATTCCGCGCCGTTTTATTAAGAACTTTAGTCGCCAGCACCAGCCAGTTCGGCACCGCATCAACCGGAAATTACGCAGCGCCGGCAACCAGAATCGTCACCACTGATGAACGGGCAGCAAAACTTTCCGCCGACCGCGCCGCTGCGATTCCTCCCAACACCGGAGAAAAAGTTGCGGATTCGCGAACCCCTTCGATGGAAACGCGGGTTGACCGGGCGTTACAAACCCCCGCAATCCAGCCGCCAACCGGTGAGGTTGAGACGACGCGAGTGCTCGGCGTTGCCAACGCCCCCGGTGAAAAAGAGGCGTTGCCTGCCACGCAGGTTTTCGGAGGAAAGGTTGAGGCAAACCTTGCGCCTCCTGCGACTCAGGTTGTCAGTTTTAACCCGCCCGCAAAACCGCTTGAGAATCAAGCGGTACAAAAATTTCAAGCGGTCGAGCCGCAAGCCGTCGCTGCGAATGTGACGGCGGCAACCGGAAGTAAATCGAACTGGAAAATGTTTGCCGGAGTCGGCGTTATTATATTGGCGCTGGTTGGCGCCTCCGCAGCATTTTTTCTCAAGAGAAATAATGCAACGCCGCAATCGCCAGCGGTTGAACAAGCGCCGACCGAAACCGTGGGCGAACCTGCAAATTCGGAACAACCCCCGACCAACACTGAGGTTGAAAATCAAACGCCGACAAACTCCGATGGCACATTAGAAGGCGAAGAAAACGCCAACAGCAATTCAAGCAAACAGGCTAAACAGAAAAAAGCCGATAAGACCGAGCAGCCTGCCGAAGGAACTGATGAAGCCAAAACAGAGGAACCGGCGCAGCCCACGACGCAACCACAGCAACAGCCTGCAACTACAACTCAACAGCCCAAACAGGAACCCACGACCACAGTAGCCAAAGAGCCTGAAAAGAAAGAAGAGAAAAAGGAAGAGAAGAAGAAAGGCGGCATCGGCGGATTCTTCAAGAAAATATTCGGCGGCGGCGATAAAAAGAAAGAAGAAAAGAAGCCTCCGCAAAATTAA
- a CDS encoding serine/threonine-protein kinase, translating to MIGSIVGNYKITAKIGEGGMGAVFRGLDEMLERDVAIKMLRPDLTRESEIVERFRSEAITLAKLNHPNIATLHSFFRQGDDFFMVMEYVRGETLDSIIRRSGPFPVERAVQLFGLALEGIGHAHTMGIIHRDIKPANLMVNEKGSVKVMDFGIARMLGSTRMTRQGTIIGTVEYMAPEQIQGKDSDARTDIYSLGILLYEMLTGRVPFKNDSEYGLMMMQINDSPPPPRTLAPHIPLHIEQAIMRALAKRPEARFQSVGEFRLALQGSSVTNPLAQKTASSVPLNQLAVSQDGVATRPIDVHSQMGNTMVVNPTTGPRQGQSGSTQLVSPSAGAFYSTGQQSGYSTAPQTTSFFSRLKFPHYLTAALLLAVLVGAPLYLLNANKNELKNSTVTQPNNLTTEPKTDPKVDEPKPTKTNEPVNTSNPNSNTSSTVDADKKGTIDGTDKKTTTDSTDEKSTAKDEKPTKPEKDAAAARAAAAAREKARKAKEARKLLDQ from the coding sequence ATGATAGGCAGCATCGTCGGGAATTATAAAATCACCGCCAAAATCGGTGAAGGGGGGATGGGAGCAGTATTCCGAGGACTGGATGAAATGCTCGAACGCGATGTTGCCATCAAGATGCTCAGGCCAGACCTGACGCGCGAATCTGAAATTGTCGAACGCTTCCGCTCGGAAGCCATCACCCTTGCCAAACTCAATCATCCGAACATCGCAACCTTACATAGTTTTTTCCGGCAGGGCGACGATTTTTTCATGGTGATGGAATACGTTCGAGGTGAAACCCTCGATAGCATCATCAGACGCAGCGGTCCCTTTCCGGTTGAGCGCGCCGTACAACTTTTCGGGCTTGCGCTTGAAGGCATCGGTCACGCGCACACGATGGGCATTATTCATCGCGACATCAAACCGGCAAACCTCATGGTCAATGAAAAAGGCTCGGTCAAGGTCATGGATTTCGGCATCGCGCGGATGCTCGGTTCAACCCGCATGACCAGACAGGGAACCATTATCGGTACGGTCGAGTACATGGCGCCGGAACAGATTCAAGGCAAAGATTCCGATGCGCGAACCGATATTTATAGTTTGGGCATTTTACTTTATGAAATGCTCACCGGTCGTGTGCCGTTTAAAAATGATTCGGAATACGGCTTGATGATGATGCAGATTAATGATTCGCCGCCGCCGCCGAGAACCCTTGCGCCGCATATCCCGCTGCATATTGAACAGGCAATCATGCGCGCCCTTGCCAAAAGACCGGAAGCGCGATTTCAAAGTGTGGGAGAGTTCCGGCTCGCCTTGCAGGGCAGTTCAGTTACCAATCCCCTCGCGCAAAAAACGGCTTCATCGGTTCCATTAAATCAGTTGGCTGTCAGTCAGGACGGCGTTGCCACGCGACCCATTGATGTTCATTCGCAAATGGGAAACACAATGGTGGTAAATCCAACCACCGGTCCGCGTCAGGGTCAATCAGGCAGCACGCAATTGGTCTCTCCCTCAGCAGGCGCTTTTTATTCAACCGGTCAGCAATCGGGTTATTCGACTGCGCCGCAAACGACTTCCTTCTTTAGCCGTTTGAAATTTCCGCATTATTTGACGGCGGCGCTTTTATTAGCCGTACTGGTTGGCGCGCCGCTTTATTTATTGAATGCCAATAAAAACGAATTAAAAAATTCGACCGTCACCCAACCGAATAATCTGACGACAGAGCCAAAGACCGACCCCAAGGTTGATGAACCTAAACCGACAAAAACCAATGAGCCGGTCAATACTTCCAACCCCAACAGTAATACTTCATCTACGGTTGATGCCGATAAAAAAGGCACCATAGACGGAACCGATAAAAAAACAACGACGGATTCTACGGATGAGAAATCCACCGCGAAAGATGAGAAACCGACCAAACCTGAAAAAGATGCTGCCGCTGCGCGCGCCGCAGCAGCGGCGCGGGAAAAAGCGCGAAAAGCCAAGGAAGCCAGAAAGTTATTAGATCAATAA
- a CDS encoding two-component regulator propeller domain-containing protein, with the protein MKFRFFQLASYRALLFLPIVLFNYSIASAEQYRFDKWTTDNGLPQNSVHSIIQSRDGYIWFTTFEGLVRFDGVRFTVFDSTNNQGITNTRFFAVYEDTNGTIWAGTDEGDLLRYRDGRFTALTAEEGWIFDTVLSIQGNQDGEVLVHTEKGYYLWRDGKFSPYDTPSTLLNRVVYLSRNNAIWTLDERGLQEKKNEETKIYPIRLPPVPQYGYRFDRVIYEDPKGSLWICSIQNGIYRLTNGVVEHFRVPLAQFTDGDRFKIKTASHYVTSACMDDEGYLWLGTTNGLARFKDGEFRWFTTKDGLSDQEIAQVFKDFENNIWIATVRGGLNRLQKQFITTYSVSHGLASKEIYPILQDRKGEIWIGSTLLNKFTDGKFSLFDTHQPPLYSDPQSLFEDRKGTLWIGQYHGLHKFKDGQSEFLPLDGSSVWAIHEDRKQALWFATNNGLYHLINGHLRLFTVAHGLPDNNVRTILETQTGVLWVGTNNGIAYFADERFISENPEQQRGIRSVRTIIEDSQGTFWIGTYADGIFRFKDGQFKRITVANGLFNNGAFSILEDSQNNFWITCNRGIYRVSKQQLNDFADGRIASVTCRAYGKAEGMLNAECNGGRQPSGIKTQNGLFWFPTQDGVAVLNPAEAPYNPKPPRVLIESISIDSQSLDNRSDIHIKAGDHRLEILYTGLSFIQPEQLKFKFKMIGYDDEWVNAGTHRAAYYTSLPDGNYTFQVIAANSDGVWNETGATINIRVYPPFWRTWWFLSLGMLTVLIIGIAIYKNQIKRLQKAKKQQERFTAQLIERQESERKRFAAEMHDSIGQNLLIIKNRALLALTAPDDDQVVQEQLNLISDISSQSIDEVKAIAYNLRPYQIDRLGLKKAIETMVRGIAESSGIQFTVRIDDLQGFFSKESEINFYRIVQEAVNNIVKHARASNSTITINQQHHSLYLTIEDDGCGFNLNPSAPYQSNGKGLGLVGIGERVRILKGTYQIQSVEGRGTKIQVVIHSQEERK; encoded by the coding sequence ATGAAATTTAGGTTTTTCCAACTGGCTTCCTATCGGGCGCTTTTATTTCTGCCGATTGTGCTTTTCAATTATTCCATTGCATCGGCGGAACAATATCGCTTCGATAAATGGACGACAGATAACGGACTCCCACAAAACTCGGTTCATTCAATCATCCAAAGTCGGGACGGCTATATCTGGTTTACGACTTTTGAAGGACTGGTGCGGTTTGATGGTGTGCGGTTTACGGTTTTCGATAGCACCAACAATCAGGGAATCACCAATACGCGGTTTTTCGCCGTCTATGAAGATACCAACGGCACCATCTGGGCGGGTACGGATGAAGGGGATTTATTACGTTACCGGGATGGCAGATTTACCGCCCTGACCGCGGAAGAGGGCTGGATATTCGACACCGTATTAAGTATTCAAGGCAATCAGGACGGCGAGGTTTTAGTGCATACCGAAAAGGGTTATTACCTCTGGCGCGACGGGAAATTTTCTCCTTACGATACCCCATCAACCTTACTCAACCGGGTGGTTTATCTCAGTCGGAACAATGCCATCTGGACACTTGATGAACGGGGGCTTCAGGAAAAGAAAAACGAAGAAACCAAAATTTATCCGATTCGCTTGCCACCAGTTCCTCAATATGGCTATCGGTTTGACAGAGTCATCTACGAAGACCCGAAAGGGAGTTTGTGGATTTGTTCTATTCAAAATGGAATTTACCGATTAACCAATGGCGTAGTCGAACATTTTCGCGTTCCGCTTGCGCAATTCACCGATGGGGACAGGTTCAAAATTAAAACCGCGAGCCATTATGTAACCTCCGCCTGTATGGATGATGAGGGCTATCTCTGGTTAGGCACGACCAACGGTTTAGCTCGGTTCAAGGATGGGGAGTTTCGATGGTTCACCACTAAAGACGGACTTTCCGACCAGGAAATCGCTCAGGTTTTTAAAGATTTTGAAAATAATATCTGGATAGCCACCGTTCGTGGCGGTTTGAATCGTTTACAAAAACAATTCATTACCACCTATTCGGTCTCCCACGGACTCGCTTCCAAAGAGATTTATCCGATTCTCCAAGACCGTAAAGGGGAAATCTGGATTGGCTCCACCCTTTTGAATAAATTTACCGACGGCAAGTTTTCTCTTTTCGATACCCATCAACCACCGCTCTATAGTGACCCGCAATCTCTGTTTGAAGACCGCAAGGGAACCCTCTGGATTGGTCAATATCACGGGCTGCATAAATTCAAAGATGGGCAAAGTGAATTCCTCCCGTTAGACGGAAGTTCCGTTTGGGCGATTCACGAAGACCGCAAGCAGGCGCTCTGGTTTGCTACCAACAACGGACTTTATCATTTAATCAATGGACATCTGCGGCTTTTTACGGTTGCGCATGGGTTGCCTGACAATAATGTAAGAACGATTCTGGAAACCCAGACAGGAGTCTTGTGGGTAGGGACGAATAACGGCATCGCCTACTTTGCAGATGAGCGCTTCATCTCCGAAAACCCGGAGCAACAAAGGGGTATCCGCAGTGTCAGAACGATTATTGAAGATAGCCAAGGAACTTTTTGGATAGGCACTTATGCCGATGGCATCTTCCGCTTTAAAGATGGTCAGTTCAAACGGATTACGGTTGCCAACGGTCTCTTTAATAATGGCGCATTCAGCATCCTCGAAGACTCGCAGAACAATTTTTGGATAACCTGCAATCGCGGTATTTACCGGGTCAGTAAACAACAATTGAATGATTTTGCGGATGGTAGAATTGCTTCGGTTACCTGTCGCGCATATGGCAAAGCTGAAGGCATGCTGAATGCGGAATGTAACGGCGGTCGTCAGCCTTCGGGAATTAAAACTCAAAATGGTTTGTTCTGGTTTCCGACGCAAGACGGAGTAGCCGTTCTTAACCCCGCGGAGGCGCCCTATAATCCCAAACCGCCACGCGTGTTGATTGAATCAATCAGTATTGATTCGCAATCGCTCGACAATCGTTCGGACATTCACATCAAAGCCGGCGATCATCGATTGGAAATTCTTTATACCGGTTTAAGTTTCATTCAACCCGAACAGCTCAAATTCAAATTCAAAATGATCGGCTACGATGACGAATGGGTCAATGCAGGTACGCACCGCGCGGCTTATTACACCTCCTTACCCGACGGCAATTATACCTTTCAGGTAATTGCGGCAAACAGTGACGGGGTCTGGAATGAAACCGGCGCAACGATTAACATTCGGGTTTATCCGCCTTTCTGGCGCACCTGGTGGTTTTTGTCGCTCGGCATGCTAACGGTTCTGATCATCGGTATCGCGATTTATAAAAATCAGATTAAGCGATTGCAGAAAGCTAAAAAACAACAGGAACGGTTTACTGCCCAATTGATTGAACGACAGGAAAGCGAGCGCAAGCGGTTTGCCGCAGAGATGCATGACAGCATCGGGCAAAATCTTTTAATCATTAAGAATCGCGCTTTGCTGGCGCTGACTGCGCCCGACGATGACCAGGTTGTTCAGGAACAGTTAAATTTGATTTCCGATATTTCTTCGCAATCTATCGATGAAGTGAAAGCCATCGCTTATAATCTGCGACCCTATCAAATTGACCGGCTGGGTTTAAAAAAAGCGATTGAGACGATGGTTCGCGGAATCGCGGAATCGTCCGGCATTCAATTCACGGTTCGGATTGATGATTTGCAGGGCTTCTTTTCCAAAGAGTCGGAAATCAATTTTTATCGCATTGTCCAGGAAGCCGTTAATAACATCGTCAAGCATGCCCGGGCTTCAAATTCCACAATCACCATCAATCAACAACATCATAGTTTGTATTTGACCATTGAAGATGACGGTTGCGGCTTCAACTTGAACCCCTCGGCTCCCTATCAAAGCAATGGCAAAGGGTTGGGGTTGGTTGGCATTGGCGAACGTGTGCGAATTTTAAAAGGCACCTATCAAATTCAATCTGTTGAAGGGCGTGGCACCAAAATCCAGGTCGTTATTCATTCGCAAGAGGAAAGAAAATGA
- a CDS encoding response regulator transcription factor, whose amino-acid sequence MTSPLRIIIVDDHPIFRQGLRQVIEKHPEFSIIGEANDGESAIALIAETQPDVVILDIDMPKMDGFEVVKQLKEKALSTHIIFLTMHKSEEMFNEALNLGVKGYVVKESAVIDILQGIKTVYAGEFYFSPQLMAHLINRKKQITALYKQKPSLSTLTATERKILLMISEQKTSRQIADELYISIRTVENHRNNICHKLHLKGTHSLVKFALDNKSELHD is encoded by the coding sequence ATGACTAGCCCACTGCGAATTATCATTGTCGATGACCATCCGATTTTTCGACAAGGGTTAAGACAAGTTATTGAAAAACACCCTGAATTTTCGATTATCGGTGAAGCCAATGACGGCGAGTCGGCAATTGCATTGATTGCTGAAACGCAACCGGATGTGGTTATTCTCGATATTGATATGCCTAAAATGGATGGCTTCGAGGTCGTCAAACAGCTAAAAGAAAAAGCTCTCAGCACCCACATTATTTTTCTAACCATGCATAAGTCCGAAGAGATGTTTAATGAGGCTTTGAATTTGGGAGTCAAAGGATATGTGGTAAAAGAAAGCGCGGTCATCGATATTTTGCAGGGCATTAAAACGGTTTATGCAGGAGAATTTTATTTCAGTCCGCAACTGATGGCTCATCTAATCAATCGTAAAAAGCAAATCACTGCGCTTTATAAACAAAAACCCAGCCTGAGCACCTTGACCGCCACCGAAAGAAAAATTTTACTAATGATTTCCGAACAAAAAACCAGCCGCCAAATCGCCGATGAGTTGTATATCAGTATTCGCACAGTCGAAAATCACCGCAATAACATCTGCCATAAATTGCATCTCAAGGGGACTCACTCATTGGTAAAATTTGCCCTCGATAATAAATCGGAGTTACACGATTAA
- a CDS encoding response regulator transcription factor, translating to MKALIVDDNVTMRKLIRSVTQRYFSEFRECSDGSEVLQIYREFCPDWVLMDVQMQMQDGIAATKQILAAFPDAKIVIVTAYDDADLRESARLAGAHSFLLKEKLLDIKNIIRRDVEASSRF from the coding sequence GTGAAGGCATTAATCGTAGATGACAATGTAACGATGAGAAAATTGATTCGTAGCGTCACCCAACGATATTTCAGCGAATTTCGCGAGTGCAGTGACGGTTCGGAGGTGCTGCAAATCTACAGAGAATTTTGCCCTGATTGGGTATTGATGGATGTTCAAATGCAAATGCAGGATGGAATCGCCGCCACGAAACAAATTCTCGCGGCATTCCCGGATGCTAAAATCGTCATTGTTACGGCATATGATGATGCCGATTTACGTGAGTCCGCGCGACTCGCAGGCGCTCACAGTTTTTTATTAAAAGAAAAACTCTTGGATATTAAAAACATCATCAGGCGTGATGTTGAGGCGAGCAGTCGATTTTAA
- a CDS encoding sigma-54 dependent transcriptional regulator — MEKILVVDDERSMRELLELVLKRNGYAVHTAENGTRALDLVRQNVYDLMISDVKMPDINGIDLLQRVKDISPETLVIMITAFATVDTARRAWKLGAEDLLIKDAGFDVEELTILVGKVLEKKHLRQENELLKREMRQRNSLDNIIGRSPLMQAVYQMIQTVAATTSTVLITGESGTGKELAARAIHNLSPRSSAPFVSINCGAFTETLLESELFGYMKGSFTGAVANRKGLFEAAEGGTIFLDEIGETTPAMQVKLLRVLQERCIRRVGGVEEIPVDCRVVAATNRDLGRMVEEGTFRNDLYYRISVIPIELPPLRARGADIPDLVHHFLEKYSSQAGRAKLEISEETVHYLEAYDWPGNVRELENTIERAVALERGSNIEPERLPERILKYKPRTITDVDIPEQGFDLEAYLAQLEKDYIIKALQRTGGNQTRAAELLNMSVRSLRHLLDKHKIRQTASLLREASGGGDLAFYR; from the coding sequence ATGGAAAAGATATTAGTTGTTGATGATGAACGAAGCATGCGTGAGTTGTTGGAACTGGTCTTGAAACGTAACGGCTATGCGGTTCACACCGCTGAAAACGGCACGCGGGCGCTCGACCTGGTGCGCCAGAATGTTTATGACTTGATGATTTCGGATGTCAAAATGCCCGATATCAACGGCATTGATTTACTGCAACGAGTCAAAGATATTTCCCCGGAAACTCTGGTCATTATGATTACCGCTTTTGCCACCGTTGATACGGCGCGTCGCGCCTGGAAACTCGGCGCTGAAGATTTGCTGATTAAAGATGCCGGTTTTGATGTTGAAGAATTGACCATACTGGTTGGCAAGGTGTTGGAGAAAAAACACCTGCGTCAGGAAAATGAGTTGCTCAAACGGGAAATGCGGCAGCGCAATTCTCTGGATAACATCATCGGGCGCTCGCCCTTGATGCAGGCGGTTTACCAGATGATTCAAACGGTTGCGGCAACCACCTCGACAGTGTTGATTACCGGCGAATCGGGAACCGGAAAAGAACTCGCCGCCCGCGCCATTCACAATCTCTCGCCGCGCTCATCGGCTCCCTTCGTTTCCATCAACTGCGGCGCATTTACCGAAACCCTGTTGGAATCCGAATTATTCGGTTATATGAAAGGCTCGTTTACCGGCGCGGTCGCCAATCGCAAGGGGTTGTTTGAAGCCGCCGAGGGGGGAACGATTTTTCTGGATGAAATCGGCGAAACCACGCCAGCCATGCAGGTGAAACTGTTGCGCGTCTTGCAGGAACGTTGCATTCGTCGCGTGGGTGGCGTCGAAGAAATCCCTGTGGACTGTCGCGTCGTGGCGGCGACCAACCGCGACCTCGGACGCATGGTCGAAGAAGGAACCTTTCGTAATGACCTCTATTACCGTATCAGCGTGATTCCGATTGAATTGCCGCCGTTACGCGCGCGCGGCGCAGATATACCTGACCTGGTGCATCATTTTCTGGAAAAATATAGTTCACAGGCGGGGCGAGCGAAATTGGAAATTTCCGAAGAGACGGTTCACTATCTGGAAGCCTATGATTGGCCCGGGAATGTCCGCGAGCTTGAAAACACCATTGAACGCGCGGTTGCTCTGGAACGTGGAAGTAATATCGAGCCGGAACGCTTGCCGGAGCGCATTTTGAAATATAAACCGCGCACCATTACTGACGTTGATATTCCCGAACAAGGGTTTGATCTGGAGGCTTATCTGGCGCAATTAGAAAAGGATTACATCATCAAAGCCCTGCAACGAACCGGTGGCAATCAAACACGCGCGGCGGAACTTTTGAATATGTCAGTGCGAAGTTTGCGGCATTTACTGGATAAACACAAAATCCGACAAACTGCGAGTTTACTTCGCGAAGCCAGCGGTGGCGGTGACCTGGCTTTTTACAGATGA
- a CDS encoding ATP-binding protein, producing the protein MLKKIQWLLISRLLIAVVLLVAVALIERSGISKPFAPVLVPVALTTLLLSIFYAIALKTSLPHKIHAYIQLSVDLGIITWLVYSTGDIESPFLALYLVIVFAASTLFGRSEVGAIGISGGILYGLVGMGVINSLFERAAGWSNYQSGSLASAKFMFSLNLLAIFAVTFLSGHLAERARKNESELATATKDLAEYRLFNDRIIESVRSGLITTDLRGNITTFNRAAEEITKYKSNEVRGANIYKIFGDIEKQMEMGLQAIRTRTRVPRFEMGCKTANGKEIHLGFSVAPLIDESENARGYVLTFQDLTEVMELEREVRRQERLAALGKMAAGLAHEIRNPLASMRGSVQVLAGDLDLSPEQLQLMNIVLRESERLNRIVSDFLTYARPPKTEPAVMNLASILSETVALLRNNPELHDDHSIIEDYPDEAVLYCGDQNQMKQIFWNLSRNALQAMPTGGQLKVVLEQMKDEGVVISFIDSGQGMTGEQIDRLFEPFNSSSGGTGLGMAIVYQLVRDHNGKITVESEVGKGTKIAIILPANALVIREESNTPYQSASDNLIAVGSVN; encoded by the coding sequence ATGTTAAAAAAGATTCAATGGCTGCTTATTTCACGCCTTTTAATTGCGGTGGTGTTACTGGTTGCCGTTGCCTTAATTGAACGAAGCGGAATCTCCAAACCGTTCGCCCCGGTGTTAGTGCCCGTGGCGCTCACCACTTTATTGCTCTCGATTTTTTATGCGATTGCCTTGAAGACTTCGCTGCCTCATAAAATTCACGCCTATATTCAACTTTCGGTCGATTTGGGCATCATCACCTGGCTGGTCTATTCGACAGGCGATATTGAATCCCCGTTTCTGGCGCTCTATCTGGTAATTGTTTTTGCCGCCAGCACGCTTTTCGGTAGAAGCGAAGTGGGAGCAATTGGCATTTCAGGAGGCATCCTTTACGGACTGGTCGGAATGGGCGTGATTAATAGCCTTTTTGAACGCGCTGCCGGTTGGTCAAATTATCAATCGGGTTCTCTGGCGTCAGCGAAATTCATGTTCTCGCTCAATCTCCTGGCAATTTTCGCCGTCACTTTTTTATCCGGGCATCTGGCAGAACGGGCGCGAAAAAACGAGAGCGAACTGGCGACTGCGACCAAAGATTTAGCGGAGTACCGGTTATTCAATGACCGCATTATTGAAAGTGTGCGCAGCGGATTGATTACCACGGATTTGCGCGGCAACATCACCACTTTTAATCGTGCTGCCGAAGAGATAACCAAATACAAATCCAACGAAGTTCGCGGCGCTAATATTTATAAGATATTCGGCGACATTGAAAAACAGATGGAGATGGGATTGCAGGCAATCCGCACCCGCACCCGGGTTCCGCGGTTTGAAATGGGGTGCAAGACTGCCAATGGAAAAGAGATTCATCTGGGTTTTTCGGTCGCTCCGTTGATTGATGAATCGGAAAACGCCAGAGGTTACGTGCTGACCTTTCAGGATTTGACTGAAGTGATGGAACTCGAACGCGAAGTGCGACGCCAGGAACGGCTGGCGGCTTTAGGAAAAATGGCTGCCGGGTTGGCTCACGAAATCCGCAATCCGCTGGCATCAATGCGCGGGTCGGTTCAGGTGCTTGCCGGTGATTTGGATTTGTCGCCCGAACAATTGCAACTCATGAATATTGTCCTGCGCGAATCCGAACGCTTGAACCGGATTGTCTCGGATTTCTTAACCTATGCGCGACCCCCTAAAACCGAACCCGCGGTTATGAATCTTGCAAGTATTCTTTCGGAAACCGTTGCTTTGTTAAGGAACAATCCTGAATTGCACGATGACCATTCGATTATTGAAGACTACCCGGATGAGGCGGTGCTCTATTGCGGCGACCAGAATCAAATGAAACAGATATTCTGGAATCTTTCGCGCAATGCCCTGCAAGCCATGCCTACAGGCGGACAATTGAAAGTTGTACTGGAACAGATGAAAGATGAAGGCGTCGTCATCTCTTTCATTGACAGCGGGCAGGGGATGACGGGGGAGCAGATTGACCGATTGTTTGAACCCTTCAATTCATCAAGCGGCGGGACCGGGTTGGGAATGGCAATCGTTTATCAGTTGGTGCGCGACCACAATGGCAAAATTACGGTTGAAAGTGAAGTCGGGAAGGGAACCAAAATAGCAATTATCCTTCCCGCCAACGCCCTGGTAATCCGGGAAGAATCAAATACCCCCTATCAATCGGCAAGCGATAATTTGATTGCTGTCGGGTCGGTGAATTAA